The proteins below are encoded in one region of Polynucleobacter sp. AP-Elch-400A-B2:
- a CDS encoding phosphate-starvation-inducible PsiE family protein — protein MKIYDWITAAEKAILILIAFFTIFSVGIEMYNVLLIGKITLTDLLLMFIYAEVLGMVAAFYKYNKIPITIPIFIAITALCRLIILQGKGISTIDLIYESGAVLLLALSAIIIKKAMSTKDSEV, from the coding sequence ATGAAAATTTATGACTGGATTACTGCGGCTGAAAAAGCTATTTTGATTCTTATTGCTTTTTTTACTATCTTTAGTGTCGGCATAGAGATGTATAACGTTCTTCTCATTGGAAAAATTACTTTAACCGATCTGTTGTTAATGTTCATTTATGCCGAGGTGCTAGGTATGGTGGCAGCTTTTTACAAGTACAACAAGATTCCAATCACTATCCCCATCTTCATTGCCATTACAGCCCTCTGTAGGCTTATTATTCTGCAGGGTAAGGGAATTAGTACGATTGACTTGATATATGAGAGTGGAGCGGTATTGTTGCTGGCTCTCTCGGCAATCATCATTAAAAAAGCCATGAGCACTAAAGATTCAGAGGTATAA
- a CDS encoding glycosyltransferase family 9 protein, with translation MSISVNTMRAIDHWVGVPLCAIASPVVALIDSVKNIFARNPETPRKLLFIELSEMGSAILVDPAMRNAQARGAELFFLIFKSNRASLTLLNTVKPENIFTIDSSSLGGLIKDTLKFLLLAHKHRIDTVIDLELFSRFTALLTGLCGARRRVGYHIFHGEGLWRGFMLTRKVHYNPHIHITKNFLSLIHAAFAKEIEVPFSKIHIADSEVRLEQAVIDPTVLNKVRDRIEKLSASFSIAFKQGEQRLILVNPNASDLLPQRRWAQQRFSELIQGLNQRYPNDLILITGSPAEFDYVEKVRAIANVKNALNFAGQVSFAELPPLYTLSDVMVTNDSGPGHFSAVTPLRTVVLFGPETPALYGSIGKSIAITANLACSPCVSAANHRKTPCHDNVCMQAITVAQVLEKMAHQLNEADQERAH, from the coding sequence ATGAGTATTAGCGTCAACACCATGCGTGCGATTGACCACTGGGTCGGTGTACCACTCTGCGCGATAGCAAGCCCAGTCGTTGCTCTGATTGATAGCGTTAAGAATATCTTTGCTCGCAATCCAGAAACGCCCCGCAAATTACTCTTCATTGAGCTATCTGAAATGGGTAGCGCAATCTTGGTGGATCCTGCCATGCGCAATGCACAAGCTCGTGGCGCTGAATTATTTTTCCTGATCTTCAAAAGCAACCGTGCCAGCCTGACTTTGTTAAACACAGTGAAGCCTGAGAATATTTTCACAATTGACTCTTCAAGCTTAGGCGGCTTAATTAAAGACACGCTCAAATTTTTACTACTAGCTCACAAGCACCGTATCGATACCGTGATTGATTTGGAGTTGTTCTCTCGCTTTACTGCCCTGCTGACTGGCTTATGTGGTGCGCGTCGCCGCGTGGGTTATCACATCTTTCATGGTGAGGGCTTGTGGCGTGGCTTTATGTTGACTCGCAAAGTTCATTACAACCCGCATATTCACATTACGAAGAATTTTCTCTCTCTGATTCATGCGGCATTTGCTAAAGAGATTGAGGTACCGTTTAGCAAAATCCATATTGCAGATTCAGAAGTTCGCTTAGAACAAGCGGTAATTGATCCAACAGTATTGAACAAAGTTCGCGATCGTATTGAGAAATTGAGTGCGAGTTTTAGCATTGCGTTTAAGCAAGGTGAGCAACGCCTCATCTTGGTCAACCCCAATGCTAGCGATCTCTTGCCACAAAGGCGTTGGGCTCAACAGCGCTTTTCTGAGCTGATTCAGGGATTAAATCAACGCTATCCAAATGATCTCATACTGATCACTGGCTCACCAGCTGAATTTGACTATGTTGAAAAAGTCCGTGCAATTGCCAATGTTAAAAATGCGCTGAACTTTGCAGGTCAAGTGAGTTTTGCAGAGTTGCCACCGCTCTACACCCTGTCTGATGTAATGGTTACCAATGATTCTGGGCCTGGCCACTTCTCCGCTGTTACTCCATTGCGGACAGTCGTCCTTTTCGGACCAGAAACGCCGGCTTTGTACGGCTCTATTGGTAAATCGATTGCCATTACTGCTAATCTGGCATGTTCACCCTGCGTTAGTGCAGCCAATCATCGCAAAACACCGTGCCATGACAATGTCTGCATGCAAGCCATTACGGTTGCTCAGGTGCTAGAAAAGATGGCGCATCAATTGAATGAAGCCGATCAAGAGCGGGCACATTAA
- a CDS encoding heavy-metal-associated domain-containing protein yields MFTLKVSGMTCGGCINAVTRAVQAQDPQAQVQVDLATQVVTLETTLSPELASGLITEAGFPVSH; encoded by the coding sequence ATGTTTACGCTCAAGGTTTCAGGAATGACTTGTGGTGGCTGCATCAACGCAGTCACTCGGGCTGTGCAAGCCCAAGATCCTCAGGCTCAGGTTCAGGTGGACCTGGCGACTCAGGTGGTCACGCTAGAAACGACTCTTTCTCCAGAGTTAGCCTCTGGGCTCATCACGGAGGCT
- a CDS encoding lysylphosphatidylglycerol synthase transmembrane domain-containing protein translates to MSSQPQATPKATSGWKVILKRAWPTIRILLSVALLWKATSGIDWHALLDSDIQMRPWWFLAAGLTMISAFVCGGLRWGFLMHKVGFQGSLANFVALYFAGGLINQGLPSTLGGDSYRAITATHLNSSGKLIEAKELDEELHHSVDLEYATPKLRLSFSMVLVDRLLGLAGNNLLGGLGLILGGATLAAWGTDLGYAVTGIMVAAGLLLAAILAWGPSCNLLQKLLDRIHMNHALPGIKLAFSWPMNVAQAAFAIGIHSLTILTLLFCLKAYGVDAPIEALMIGLPALSLLLMLPISISGWGLREATLSSVLALWGVSPSMTVLASISYGAITVLSVLPGAYFLLKRK, encoded by the coding sequence ATGAGTTCACAACCCCAAGCCACCCCCAAAGCCACATCTGGGTGGAAAGTAATCCTCAAGCGGGCTTGGCCCACAATTCGCATTTTGTTGTCGGTCGCTCTTCTCTGGAAGGCCACCAGCGGAATTGATTGGCACGCCCTATTAGATTCTGATATTCAGATGAGACCCTGGTGGTTTTTGGCAGCCGGATTAACCATGATCTCAGCGTTTGTTTGTGGTGGACTACGCTGGGGATTTTTGATGCACAAAGTCGGTTTTCAGGGAAGTCTTGCTAATTTTGTTGCGCTCTACTTTGCTGGCGGACTCATCAATCAAGGTTTACCCAGCACGCTAGGTGGTGATAGTTATCGCGCCATTACTGCTACTCACTTAAACAGCAGTGGCAAGTTGATTGAGGCGAAGGAGCTTGATGAGGAGCTGCATCACTCGGTTGACCTAGAGTACGCAACTCCTAAACTGCGCCTGAGTTTTTCTATGGTGTTGGTGGATCGCTTGCTGGGCTTAGCGGGAAATAATTTACTGGGCGGACTTGGCCTCATTCTGGGTGGCGCAACCTTGGCCGCCTGGGGTACTGATTTAGGATACGCAGTTACCGGGATCATGGTGGCCGCAGGTTTATTACTCGCCGCTATTTTGGCGTGGGGGCCTAGCTGTAATTTATTGCAAAAATTACTAGACCGCATTCACATGAATCACGCCCTGCCTGGCATCAAACTCGCTTTTTCTTGGCCCATGAATGTCGCTCAAGCCGCATTTGCAATTGGCATTCACTCGCTCACTATTCTGACGCTGCTCTTCTGCCTCAAAGCCTATGGAGTTGATGCGCCGATTGAAGCCCTCATGATTGGCTTGCCTGCCTTGAGTCTTTTATTAATGCTGCCAATCAGCATCTCTGGCTGGGGCTTGCGTGAAGCTACACTCTCTTCTGTACTTGCATTGTGGGGCGTTAGTCCATCCATGACAGTACTAGCATCCATTAGTTATGGCGCCATTACCGTCTTATCGGTTTTGCCTGGCGCTTACTTTTTATTAAAACGGAAATAA
- a CDS encoding glycosyltransferase family 39 protein encodes MRHQSPLSWAVISICIAALVHFALGFSIEFSVDEAHYALYAKHLAWSYFDHPPLVGWIQWPLVSLTSAEGIIRLIPELLWVLSAFLVYRVTIEIHRLIQGRNAGYLTTALPSANLCGLMAVLAIIAAPLPHVLAIGLLPDTLLAPLSLGLMLMALRWTRKDHFTIADWIITGLILGLAGLSKYTAAFTAFALLFVLLASPKKVWITQAGFWLAAVIALIVISPVLYWNWVNDWISFKYQIAHGGGGAWAWRRVGAFVGIQIVCFGPLLILGAYTFLRHCLHSHKLVLIALLSFFTIPFVIFAALSGGGSLPHWTTPAWFCLAPFAGIGLAKAWAMQRRVAIRILVIGQLLICLLGFSFVLAGGITSSAVKSNPITDLYGWKLAGQKAAQLAQASKANGIAVQNWTLGSRAAWYAQPLPVFVLDQRQDQFDLWFGQLPAGANVLLINWSGMTFRPPVGGNLAFEVCEPLDQLEIIRFGQVLSKFDYSLCRDWQDAGAAP; translated from the coding sequence ATGCGCCATCAATCACCCTTAAGCTGGGCTGTCATCAGCATCTGCATTGCTGCACTAGTGCATTTTGCTCTGGGTTTCTCAATTGAGTTTTCTGTCGATGAAGCGCACTACGCTTTATACGCAAAACATCTTGCCTGGAGTTATTTTGATCACCCACCACTGGTAGGCTGGATCCAGTGGCCGCTAGTGAGTCTGACTTCAGCCGAGGGAATCATTCGCTTGATTCCCGAATTACTTTGGGTGCTCTCGGCTTTCTTGGTGTATCGAGTGACTATAGAAATTCACCGCTTGATACAAGGCCGTAATGCAGGCTACCTCACTACCGCCCTGCCTTCAGCAAATCTGTGTGGGTTGATGGCTGTCTTAGCCATCATTGCAGCGCCATTGCCCCATGTTTTAGCAATCGGTCTTTTGCCTGACACCCTACTTGCCCCCTTAAGTCTTGGCTTAATGTTGATGGCCTTACGTTGGACTCGCAAAGATCACTTCACCATTGCGGACTGGATCATTACCGGATTAATACTGGGCTTGGCAGGTCTGAGCAAGTACACCGCTGCGTTTACTGCATTTGCTTTGCTCTTCGTATTGTTAGCTTCACCCAAAAAAGTCTGGATTACTCAAGCTGGTTTTTGGCTTGCGGCAGTAATTGCATTGATCGTAATTAGCCCTGTGCTCTATTGGAACTGGGTCAATGATTGGATCTCGTTCAAATATCAAATTGCTCATGGCGGTGGTGGTGCTTGGGCGTGGCGTAGAGTCGGCGCCTTTGTAGGTATTCAGATTGTGTGCTTTGGACCCCTATTGATTTTGGGTGCCTATACTTTTTTAAGGCATTGCCTCCACTCGCACAAGTTGGTTCTGATTGCTCTGCTGAGTTTCTTCACAATTCCTTTCGTGATTTTTGCTGCCTTATCCGGTGGAGGCAGCCTGCCCCACTGGACTACGCCTGCTTGGTTTTGTCTTGCGCCATTCGCTGGCATCGGTCTTGCTAAAGCATGGGCTATGCAACGTCGTGTGGCAATTCGGATATTAGTTATTGGGCAGTTATTGATTTGCTTGCTAGGCTTTAGCTTTGTTCTGGCTGGAGGTATCACTAGCTCAGCAGTGAAATCCAACCCCATTACCGATCTCTATGGCTGGAAGCTCGCTGGCCAGAAAGCAGCTCAATTAGCGCAAGCTAGTAAAGCTAATGGGATCGCAGTACAAAACTGGACCTTGGGTAGTCGTGCTGCTTGGTACGCTCAGCCTCTTCCGGTCTTTGTGCTGGACCAAAGACAGGATCAGTTTGACCTTTGGTTTGGGCAATTACCGGCCGGTGCAAACGTCTTACTGATTAACTGGTCGGGGATGACTTTTAGACCTCCTGTCGGCGGAAATCTGGCCTTTGAAGTCTGTGAACCACTGGACCAGCTAGAAATTATTCGATTTGGGCAAGTTTTATCCAAATTTGACTACAGCCTCTGCCGGGACTGGCAGGATGCTGGCGCAGCGCCTTAA
- a CDS encoding DUF3047 domain-containing protein, protein MFIKTPLRSLLLLTAIAISLAGCAGLTGNSVENEAGQAFNADQLLAQEDLPKFSAEKPHAGMPDGWHFYRIAPYKTNTLYRLENDQGRTVLAANSKTSASGLAVKLRPRSAQNLWLQWEWKAVGVIPQADNADSQHDDAPLRILVAFDGNKSKLPLKEKLTFEMASLISGQEMPYATVMYIWSGKNSINTVLNNAHTSRVKMIVVDSGSDSLGEWRKHERDLAADYKLAYGEAPGNVIGIALLTDTDNTKSEARALYGDIELLRKNSK, encoded by the coding sequence ATGTTTATAAAAACTCCCCTCCGATCCCTGTTGCTTTTGACCGCTATCGCTATCTCATTGGCGGGTTGTGCAGGCTTGACTGGAAACTCCGTTGAGAACGAGGCGGGGCAGGCATTCAATGCGGATCAATTGCTGGCTCAAGAGGATTTACCCAAGTTTTCTGCAGAGAAGCCACATGCTGGCATGCCAGATGGTTGGCATTTCTATCGCATCGCACCCTATAAAACGAACACGCTTTATCGCCTTGAAAATGATCAAGGCCGCACAGTGCTTGCTGCTAATTCCAAAACCTCAGCATCTGGTCTTGCGGTAAAACTACGTCCCCGCTCAGCGCAGAACTTATGGTTGCAATGGGAGTGGAAGGCAGTAGGTGTAATTCCGCAGGCAGATAATGCAGACAGTCAGCATGACGATGCACCACTACGTATCTTAGTAGCCTTTGATGGGAATAAATCCAAACTTCCCCTCAAAGAAAAACTCACCTTTGAGATGGCTAGCTTAATTAGTGGTCAAGAAATGCCTTACGCCACAGTGATGTACATCTGGTCGGGTAAGAATTCAATCAATACAGTTTTGAACAATGCCCATACTTCTCGAGTGAAGATGATTGTGGTGGACTCTGGTTCAGATAGTTTGGGTGAGTGGCGCAAGCACGAGCGAGATTTAGCGGCGGACTACAAGTTGGCTTATGGAGAGGCGCCGGGCAATGTCATTGGCATCGCACTTTTGACTGATACAGACAATACAAAATCAGAGGCCCGTGCTCTTTACGGTGATATTGAATTATTGCGCAAGAACTCCAAATAG
- the hemE gene encoding uroporphyrinogen decarboxylase: MVAELENDLFLRACCSQKTERTPVWLMRQAGRYLPEYRQTRAKAGSFLDLAKSPEYATEVTLQPIDRYGLDAAILFSDILTVPDAMGLGLTFDSGEGPRFLHPIRSEEDVKKLPVADMEQLRYVFDAVASISKALTSNGKQQVPLIGFSGSPWTLACYMIEGGGSKDFAKTKKMLYDRKDLIQKILNINVQSITEYLTLQADSGAQALMIFDTWGGLLTPSDYFEYSLAPMSAIISSIKSNPKYKDLPIILFTKGGGLWLSEIAQSGANVIGLDWTIELKNARQTINSASKNPIAIQGNLDPSILLANPAEIDARVMQLFQGLSTADVVGGNPLDGHIFNLGHGISQFTPPDNVAVLVDAVKRYSTSLRASAQ; this comes from the coding sequence ATGGTGGCAGAATTAGAAAACGATCTTTTTTTAAGAGCTTGTTGTTCTCAAAAAACAGAAAGAACGCCTGTTTGGTTAATGCGGCAGGCTGGACGATACCTCCCTGAGTATCGCCAAACTAGAGCTAAGGCAGGAAGTTTCCTCGACTTAGCTAAAAGTCCAGAGTACGCAACAGAAGTCACCTTGCAGCCTATCGATCGCTATGGGCTAGATGCCGCAATACTATTTTCAGATATTCTGACCGTTCCAGATGCAATGGGTTTGGGCCTGACTTTTGATAGTGGTGAAGGGCCGAGATTTTTACACCCCATCAGATCCGAAGAGGATGTTAAAAAGCTTCCAGTGGCCGATATGGAGCAGCTCCGTTATGTTTTTGATGCTGTAGCGTCAATCTCAAAAGCGCTCACCTCCAATGGCAAACAGCAGGTCCCCTTAATCGGATTTTCAGGCAGCCCCTGGACTTTGGCTTGTTACATGATTGAAGGGGGTGGATCAAAAGACTTTGCCAAGACAAAGAAGATGCTTTACGACCGCAAAGATCTCATTCAAAAAATATTGAATATCAACGTTCAATCCATCACCGAATACCTCACACTGCAAGCGGACTCTGGTGCTCAGGCTCTCATGATTTTCGATACTTGGGGCGGCCTATTAACCCCTAGTGACTATTTCGAGTACTCCCTGGCTCCCATGTCAGCAATCATCAGCAGTATTAAAAGTAATCCCAAATACAAAGACCTACCTATCATTCTGTTTACTAAAGGAGGAGGTCTTTGGTTAAGTGAGATTGCGCAATCGGGCGCCAATGTGATTGGCCTGGATTGGACTATCGAACTTAAAAATGCGCGACAAACCATTAACAGTGCATCCAAAAATCCAATTGCAATTCAGGGTAATTTAGACCCCTCGATTTTGTTGGCAAACCCTGCTGAAATAGATGCTCGCGTGATGCAATTATTTCAAGGTTTATCAACGGCTGATGTTGTTGGTGGTAATCCGCTCGATGGACATATTTTTAATCTGGGCCATGGTATTTCGCAATTTACTCCCCCGGACAATGTTGCTGTTTTAGTCGATGCCGTAAAGCGTTATTCAACAAGCCTGAGGGCAAGCGCTCAATAA
- a CDS encoding cation-translocating P-type ATPase codes for MSPTESSNSEFYTLDIGGMTCASCVSRVEKALDKIPGVEAASVNLATEQARVRVHRGSSSLADIIALVKKTGYEAKESSARGNPDQKIGKPFWAAEGLGRVILSFALSAPLFLPMLFMSFAIHWSLSGWWQLALATPVQFILGWRFYVAGYKSVIAGAGNMDLLVALGTSAAYGLSLYILLTSSHAHELYFEGSAVIICMVLLGKWLEARAKQQTSEAIRALQKLWPEHAKVLNANVDLQGNTGIGANQYRDLPLDQVLPGDKVFILPGERIPVDGVIIFGSSHVDESLLTGESEPVKKSVESKVIGGALNGEGALVVMAQAVGVESVLSQIINLVEEAQTQKAPIQKLVDRVSAIFVPTVIVLALLTGLGNWLYLDSVSTAILRAVSVLVIACPCALGLATPAAIMAGTGIAARFGILIKDPQVLELAHKLNIVAFDKTGTLTMGKPRMLALLPLDTSLADADQILATAAGLQLGSEHPLAKALLASSKEKGIAPIATSFSKGLPGIGIEGIPSSGPFAGQTLRLQSVASLEGSNQHKLVLQKAQTYFEQGQTVSVLISPGSESTGLPSPVAVIAFGDELKPNAKSAVDALHALHIRTVMLSGDNLAAATRVGKIIGIDEVFAQIMPSDKAQMIYQLQNPPAVQKQYVAMIGDGVNDAPALAMADVGMAMSTGTDVAMQAAGITLMRGDPTLVADAIDISKKTWNKIAQNLFWAFAFNTIGIPMAAVGYLSPMLAGSAMALSSFCVLSNALLLKRWRPQNV; via the coding sequence ATGAGCCCCACAGAATCGTCTAATTCAGAGTTTTATACCCTCGATATCGGCGGAATGACCTGCGCTTCCTGTGTTAGCAGGGTAGAAAAGGCTTTAGACAAGATTCCCGGGGTAGAGGCGGCTAGCGTCAACCTAGCCACCGAGCAGGCAAGAGTTCGTGTTCATCGGGGCTCATCAAGCTTGGCGGACATCATCGCGCTAGTGAAAAAGACAGGCTACGAAGCCAAAGAAAGCTCCGCTCGGGGCAATCCAGATCAGAAAATTGGTAAGCCATTTTGGGCTGCTGAGGGCTTAGGCCGAGTGATTCTGAGTTTTGCGCTATCAGCCCCCCTCTTCTTGCCCATGCTTTTCATGTCATTTGCCATTCATTGGTCTTTATCAGGCTGGTGGCAACTTGCCTTGGCCACACCAGTCCAGTTCATTTTGGGATGGCGATTCTACGTAGCGGGCTATAAATCAGTCATAGCTGGTGCGGGCAATATGGACCTACTCGTTGCTTTAGGTACCAGCGCTGCTTATGGACTTAGTCTCTATATCTTACTCACTTCAAGTCACGCACATGAACTTTACTTCGAAGGATCAGCGGTCATCATCTGCATGGTCTTATTGGGTAAATGGCTTGAGGCACGCGCCAAGCAACAAACAAGTGAAGCGATTCGCGCCCTGCAAAAACTCTGGCCAGAGCATGCCAAAGTGTTGAACGCTAATGTTGATCTCCAGGGGAATACAGGTATCGGCGCCAATCAATATCGCGACTTACCTTTAGATCAAGTATTGCCTGGCGATAAGGTCTTCATTCTTCCCGGTGAACGCATTCCGGTAGATGGTGTCATTATTTTTGGTAGCAGCCATGTTGATGAATCCCTACTCACCGGCGAAAGCGAACCCGTTAAGAAATCAGTTGAGTCAAAAGTCATTGGGGGCGCCTTAAATGGTGAAGGTGCACTGGTAGTCATGGCGCAAGCCGTTGGTGTTGAAAGCGTGCTCTCACAAATTATTAACCTGGTAGAGGAAGCACAAACACAAAAAGCACCGATTCAAAAGTTGGTTGATCGGGTGAGCGCCATATTTGTGCCCACCGTTATTGTGCTTGCGCTCTTGACAGGCCTAGGCAATTGGCTTTACTTAGACTCCGTCTCCACTGCTATCTTGCGCGCGGTATCGGTCTTAGTGATTGCTTGTCCTTGCGCGCTTGGCTTAGCTACTCCAGCTGCAATCATGGCCGGCACTGGCATAGCCGCACGTTTTGGTATTTTGATTAAGGATCCACAAGTATTAGAGCTAGCTCATAAGCTCAATATCGTTGCCTTTGATAAGACTGGTACCTTAACGATGGGCAAGCCACGCATGCTCGCCCTACTGCCCTTAGATACATCACTTGCCGATGCCGATCAGATCCTTGCTACTGCTGCAGGCTTGCAATTAGGAAGTGAACATCCTTTAGCTAAAGCACTGCTAGCTTCATCAAAGGAAAAAGGTATTGCACCAATTGCCACCTCATTTAGCAAGGGCTTGCCTGGTATTGGAATTGAAGGTATTCCAAGTAGTGGTCCTTTTGCAGGTCAAACACTGCGTTTACAGAGCGTAGCCTCCCTCGAGGGGAGCAATCAGCACAAACTCGTTTTGCAAAAAGCACAGACTTATTTTGAACAGGGTCAGACTGTTTCCGTATTGATCAGCCCGGGTAGCGAAAGTACTGGGTTGCCCTCACCAGTTGCTGTAATTGCTTTTGGGGATGAATTGAAACCCAATGCAAAATCAGCGGTCGATGCATTGCATGCATTACATATTCGGACGGTGATGCTATCTGGTGATAATTTAGCTGCCGCTACTCGCGTAGGAAAAATTATTGGTATTGATGAAGTCTTCGCACAAATTATGCCCAGCGATAAAGCGCAAATGATTTATCAACTCCAAAATCCGCCTGCAGTTCAGAAACAGTATGTCGCGATGATTGGCGATGGCGTGAATGATGCGCCGGCATTGGCGATGGCGGATGTGGGTATGGCCATGTCTACCGGGACTGATGTTGCCATGCAAGCGGCTGGCATCACCTTAATGCGTGGCGATCCGACTTTGGTGGCTGATGCAATTGATATCTCCAAAAAAACTTGGAATAAGATTGCCCAGAATTTATTTTGGGCATTTGCATTTAATACGATTGGTATTCCGATGGCAGCTGTAGGTTATTTATCGCCCATGCTAGCTGGCAGTGCAATGGCACTCTCCAGTTTTTGCGTGTTAAGCAATGCCCTACTCTTAAAGCGCTGGCGCCCTCAGAATGTATAA
- a CDS encoding 23S rRNA (adenine(2030)-N(6))-methyltransferase RlmJ — MFSYRHAFHAGSHADILKHLVMIHLVEYLQEKPGALTIVDTHAGAGIYSLIDGFATVSKEADQGIYRLAKFAESNPVSPGLAQYLDCVRSENTANEINVYPGSPFILAQLLRAQDRLKLFELHPKEIDILRHNISQLKQSKQVDIYAEDGFARLKGLMPPPSRRGLVLIDPSYEDKQDYRYLETAMEEALLRFATGCYAIWYPCLSRRESASLPDHMKKIATAHKRSWLQVELRVENAPKERRLQASGMFIINPPWTLEKQLSESLPILVKALGQDSGASFVLKSFEA, encoded by the coding sequence ATGTTTAGTTATCGCCATGCTTTTCATGCAGGTAGTCATGCCGATATTCTGAAGCATCTCGTGATGATTCATTTAGTTGAATATTTACAAGAAAAGCCAGGTGCTTTAACGATTGTCGATACGCATGCTGGTGCTGGCATCTATAGTCTGATTGATGGTTTTGCAACCGTCAGTAAAGAAGCTGATCAGGGCATTTACCGCTTGGCTAAATTTGCAGAGAGCAATCCGGTAAGTCCTGGCTTAGCTCAATATCTGGACTGCGTTCGCTCCGAAAATACTGCTAATGAAATTAACGTCTATCCTGGCTCTCCATTTATCTTGGCACAACTACTGAGAGCACAAGATCGTCTGAAGCTCTTTGAGTTACACCCCAAAGAAATTGATATCCTGCGCCACAATATTAGTCAGCTCAAGCAGTCAAAACAAGTCGATATTTATGCAGAAGATGGCTTTGCAAGACTGAAAGGCTTGATGCCGCCACCTAGTAGGCGTGGGCTGGTATTAATTGATCCCTCTTACGAGGATAAGCAGGATTATCGTTATCTCGAAACGGCGATGGAAGAGGCTTTGCTTCGTTTCGCTACCGGATGTTACGCAATTTGGTATCCCTGCCTCTCCAGAAGAGAATCTGCTTCTCTACCGGATCATATGAAAAAAATTGCGACGGCTCATAAACGGTCCTGGTTACAAGTTGAGCTTCGGGTTGAGAACGCACCCAAAGAGCGCCGACTTCAGGCTAGCGGCATGTTCATCATCAATCCACCGTGGACTCTTGAAAAGCAGCTATCTGAAAGCTTACCCATTCTTGTGAAGGCGCTGGGACAAGATAGCGGCGCCTCATTTGTATTAAAAAGTTTTGAGGCCTGA
- a CDS encoding winged helix-turn-helix domain-containing protein: MTIMKFCRVFEALGCEIRLKVFDFIMQAGEDGVAPKEIVEQFGVDSGTLQFHLKKLMNVNLVSKKNTRRNRRYYCASNIPVVFQQLVLQSDAT, encoded by the coding sequence ATGACGATTATGAAATTTTGTAGAGTGTTTGAAGCCTTGGGTTGTGAAATCAGATTAAAAGTGTTTGATTTCATCATGCAGGCAGGTGAGGACGGTGTTGCACCCAAGGAAATAGTTGAACAGTTTGGGGTGGACTCAGGTACTCTGCAATTTCACCTTAAAAAACTCATGAACGTTAATCTCGTAAGCAAAAAAAATACCAGAAGAAATAGACGTTATTACTGCGCAAGTAATATCCCAGTAGTTTTTCAGCAATTAGTCTTACAAAGTGACGCCACTTAA
- a CDS encoding phosphatase PAP2 family protein: MAEQRKSALAIASIGVWCVPLLPLSLAIAIYFGELQTPTFLFINRYTQLLPDTFWAWLTFIGNGWGIFALCFPLLLLAPRLLSAGLLASLIGGSISQVIKPLLDLPRPAGVLALEDFYRIGEPLLYKAMPSGHTLTAFAVASGIYFASDRDKRSSLWWIFIMAIFSGISRNALGAHWLTDVLAGCAIGIWSGMLGAILAGLIPEKQMAVNQIGPRLLALGGLTTIYALLTQTLDSELNQSLQYACVALISITLVLFIKAQKPKAI, from the coding sequence ATGGCTGAGCAGCGCAAATCGGCTTTAGCAATTGCATCAATTGGAGTTTGGTGTGTTCCGCTTCTGCCACTGAGTCTAGCAATCGCCATTTACTTTGGTGAATTACAAACACCGACATTTTTATTTATTAATCGCTATACCCAGTTACTCCCAGATACTTTTTGGGCTTGGCTCACTTTTATTGGCAATGGCTGGGGTATCTTTGCGCTGTGCTTTCCCCTCTTACTACTAGCGCCTAGATTATTGAGCGCTGGATTATTGGCATCTTTAATTGGCGGCAGTATCAGCCAAGTTATCAAGCCTCTATTAGATCTTCCTCGTCCTGCTGGGGTTCTTGCTTTAGAAGACTTTTATCGCATCGGAGAGCCTCTATTGTATAAAGCAATGCCCTCTGGCCATACGTTGACTGCCTTTGCGGTAGCTTCTGGAATCTACTTTGCTAGTGATCGAGATAAAAGAAGCTCTTTGTGGTGGATCTTCATCATGGCAATTTTTTCAGGCATCTCTCGTAATGCGCTTGGCGCCCACTGGCTCACTGATGTATTGGCGGGCTGCGCTATTGGAATATGGTCCGGAATGCTGGGAGCGATATTAGCTGGGTTGATTCCAGAAAAGCAGATGGCAGTTAATCAGATTGGGCCTCGCTTGCTTGCACTAGGTGGCCTTACCACTATCTATGCGCTTCTTACGCAAACTTTAGACTCAGAACTGAATCAGTCTTTGCAATACGCGTGTGTGGCTTTAATTAGCATTACTTTAGTGTTGTTCATTAAAGCGCAAAAACCTAAGGCTATATAA